In a genomic window of Nothobranchius furzeri strain GRZ-AD chromosome 14, NfurGRZ-RIMD1, whole genome shotgun sequence:
- the LOC139062722 gene encoding uncharacterized protein isoform X1: protein MAKDISRIISPLLGNTDQHCKNSIELAKELKEITIEDNDILISHDVTSLFTKTPTQKTIDIVVNRVRQDKTLHKRTNLTADDIAQLIGLVANSTYFTYDNTIYKQLEGFAMGNPLSATLCQFFMEDLEQKAIATAPPNCKIKLWKRYVDDILEIIPKGQTETLTQHLNNTDDTGNIKFTYESETEGSIAFMDMKITRQTDGTLNINTYRKPTHTDQYLLWTSEHPTIHKMSVIRTLYHRANMVTEERDRKQEDKHIQHALKTCRYPTWAINKGKQQTKTESKEQPKKRTRNPERQEPKPVKTLPYIRGITEKIRATMKKHNINTPTKPYTTVRNRLVHPKDKISAGQKCGVIYEIPCKLCNKTYVGETGRQLNTRTIEHRKECEKEANRKHTRAAKEEAESTIKKPHNGLG, encoded by the coding sequence atggcaaaagatatcagcagaatcatcagcccgttattaggaaatacagaccaacactgcaaaaatagcatagaattggcaaaagaactaaaggaaattacaatagaagacaacgacatactcatctcacatgacgtcacatctctgttcacaaaaacaccaacccaaaaaaccatagacatagtagttaacagagtcagacaagacaaaactttacacaaaaggacaaacctcacagcagatgacatagcacaactgataggactggtagctaactccacttacttcacatacgacaacacaatatacaaacaactggaaggcttcgccatgggtaacccgttatcagccaccctgtgccagtttttcatggaagacctggaacaaaaagccatagccaccgcccccccaaactgtaaaataaaactatggaaacgctacgtggatgacatactggaaatcataccaaaaggacaaacagaaacactaacacaacacttaaacaacactgacgacacgggcaacataaaattcacttatgagtcagaaacagaaggcagcatagcatttatggacatgaaaatcaccaggcagaccgacgggaccctaaacataaacacatacaggaaaccaacacacacagaccaatatttattatggacatcagaacaccccaccatacacaaaatgtcagtaatcagaacattatatcaccgagcaaacatggtaacagaagagagagaccgtaaacaagaggacaaacacatacaacacgctttaaagacctgcagatacccaacatgggcaataaacaaaggaaaacaacaaacaaaaacagaaagcaaagaacaacccaaaaaaagaaccagaaacccagaaagacaagaaccaaaaccagtgaaaaccctaccatacatcagaggcataacggaaaaaataagagcaacaatgaaaaaacacaacataaacacaccaacaaagccatacacaacagttagaaacagactagtacacccaaaagacaaaatatcagctggacaaaaatgtggagtcatctacgaaatcccatgcaaactctgcaataaaacatacgtaggagaaaccggacgccaactcaacacacggacaatagaacacagaaaggagtgcgagaaagaggcaaatcgtaaacacacaagagcagcaaaagaagaagcagaaagtacaataaaaaagccacataatggactgggataa